One Henriciella litoralis genomic window carries:
- a CDS encoding N-acetylmuramoyl-L-alanine amidase family protein: protein MIRIFAPLAFLMMALALTRPAAATEITEIRVVGGGEYTQIALAADGPIEHEAFFISDENGRTVDLALPNAFVGADADTPLPTGAVDAYEITDGEILFRLSQPMMVSRALPIGPTTSDPRHRLVVDLVRVAPVRFDRAAEDDVARRLEFLSDAAPPSAARDLDAESPKAAGNDQYVVVIDPGHGGHDPGASSRNKTREKDIVLKTSLLLKQELEREGRYKVFLTREDDTYIDHEDRVTMARNWGADLFISVHADAAGNSSVSGATVYTLSARGERRVEGTARTNGWDLPIEDGTTQEVSGILADLIKRETKSNSSIFAELLIPELAKAGPIVRNSHRQENFFVLLAPDVPAALVEIGFLTNTSDVQRLSSEDGRLKTASAIARGIDAYFARRDVFFAAN, encoded by the coding sequence ATGATTCGAATTTTCGCTCCCCTTGCTTTCCTTATGATGGCGCTGGCTCTGACGAGACCGGCGGCCGCGACGGAAATCACGGAGATCCGTGTCGTTGGCGGTGGTGAATACACCCAGATTGCTCTTGCCGCTGATGGGCCGATTGAGCATGAGGCCTTCTTTATCTCCGACGAGAATGGGCGAACGGTTGATCTGGCCTTGCCCAACGCCTTTGTTGGCGCGGATGCCGATACGCCGCTGCCAACAGGTGCGGTAGACGCCTATGAGATCACGGACGGCGAAATCCTGTTCCGTCTGTCCCAGCCCATGATGGTCTCTCGGGCCTTGCCAATTGGGCCGACGACGAGTGATCCACGCCACCGGCTCGTGGTTGATCTGGTTCGTGTGGCGCCAGTGCGTTTTGATCGCGCGGCAGAAGATGATGTCGCGCGCCGTCTGGAATTTCTATCGGATGCGGCCCCGCCATCTGCGGCGCGGGACCTCGACGCGGAGTCACCCAAGGCGGCTGGCAATGACCAATATGTCGTGGTGATCGATCCCGGCCACGGTGGTCATGACCCCGGTGCATCGAGCCGCAACAAGACGCGTGAGAAAGATATCGTTCTCAAAACATCGCTTTTGCTGAAACAAGAGCTGGAGAGGGAAGGGCGCTATAAGGTCTTTCTGACGCGCGAAGATGACACGTACATCGATCACGAAGATCGGGTGACCATGGCGCGCAACTGGGGCGCTGACCTGTTCATTTCGGTTCACGCCGATGCGGCCGGTAACAGCTCTGTTTCCGGCGCAACGGTCTATACCCTGTCTGCGCGCGGGGAGCGCCGCGTTGAGGGCACGGCCCGGACCAATGGATGGGACCTGCCAATCGAGGATGGGACCACGCAGGAAGTGTCTGGCATTCTGGCGGACCTGATCAAACGCGAGACGAAGTCCAATTCCTCTATCTTCGCCGAACTGCTGATCCCCGAGCTGGCGAAAGCTGGACCGATTGTTCGCAACAGCCACAGGCAGGAGAACTTCTTTGTTCTGCTTGCGCCGGACGTGCCGGCAGCGCTTGTCGAGATCGGTTTTCTGACAAACACGTCGGATGTGCAGCGCCTGTCTTC
- a CDS encoding Rne/Rng family ribonuclease, with the protein MSKLMLIDAVHPEETRVALVSDGRVDDFDFETAGKEQLRGNIYLAKVTRVEPSLQACFVEYGGNRHGFLAFSEIHPDYYQLPQADREALLQETARAAAEAADDDLDAAEADADQGDSDEDEAAAEAAAAKPKPQNNSKRYKIQEVIRRRQVMLVQVVKEERGNKGAALTTFLSLAGRYSVLMPNTPRGGGISRKISSSSDRKRLKDIMSALDVPTGMGLIVRTAGAKRTKTDIRRDYEYLQKLWDNIRNKTMESIAPCVIHEEGGLVHRAMRDMFDKDIEEVVIQGPSAYREAKDLSKMIMPTQARKVKQWKSTAPLFVSEGVEEQLDSIFSPVVQMKSGGYLVINQTEALVAVDVNSGKSTKERNIEQTALRTNLEAAEEACRQMRLRDLAGLIVIDFIDMEENKNNRAVEKKLKDCLKFDRARVQMGKISQFGLMEISRQRRRAGVLQATSDPCEVCSGTGRRRSVPSAALQLLRALEARAAGGGLASITVHAPTDVALYLLNNKREAVTDIEDVAGFAISVRSSDELLPGDFKIEAEKDPNYKSRRSKSSDRSKHIAGDEDDDRLPNEADDADEDEDETIDTDTSGSSDTDDDDADTPNSHAEEKSSSSSKKRRRRGRRGGRRRRRESAPIVPADGGALLDGLSISAPALLDDEPPALPDPDAMNRSTSPQPQLAKTVALEAEKADNAETGSDGSSDGSDTPSEDKPKSSRRRRSRSRSRTPKTDNRSENKTEADAETAKSDDAATNDDQAKEVPAVVEADPVAETPTAEEAPAKKPRSRRRTSKPKPVEAETAKTETAEAKSPEAEAAKPAAEPEAAPAEPEAEPKTAAVFNADKPVASEPVLVSDDAEKPADKPKKRGWWSRGR; encoded by the coding sequence ATGAGCAAACTGATGCTAATCGACGCGGTCCACCCGGAAGAAACCCGGGTGGCGCTCGTTTCGGATGGGCGTGTCGATGATTTCGATTTCGAAACTGCCGGTAAAGAACAGCTTCGCGGCAACATCTATCTAGCAAAAGTCACGCGGGTCGAGCCTTCGCTCCAGGCCTGCTTCGTGGAATATGGCGGCAACCGCCATGGCTTCCTCGCCTTTAGCGAGATCCACCCCGACTACTATCAGCTTCCACAGGCCGACCGCGAGGCGCTCCTGCAGGAGACTGCCCGCGCCGCCGCTGAAGCTGCTGACGATGATCTCGACGCCGCAGAGGCAGACGCAGATCAGGGCGACAGCGATGAAGACGAAGCAGCCGCCGAGGCAGCTGCCGCCAAGCCAAAGCCACAGAACAACTCCAAGCGCTACAAGATCCAGGAAGTCATCAGACGTCGTCAGGTGATGCTGGTTCAGGTCGTCAAGGAAGAGCGCGGCAATAAAGGCGCAGCTCTCACAACCTTCCTGTCGCTTGCCGGCCGTTACAGCGTCCTGATGCCGAACACCCCGCGCGGCGGCGGCATTTCCCGCAAGATTTCCTCCAGCAGCGACCGTAAGCGCCTCAAGGACATCATGTCCGCGCTCGACGTGCCAACCGGCATGGGCCTCATCGTCCGCACAGCTGGCGCCAAGCGCACCAAGACAGACATCCGACGTGACTATGAATACCTGCAGAAATTGTGGGACAACATCCGCAACAAGACCATGGAATCCATCGCCCCGTGCGTGATCCATGAAGAAGGTGGCCTGGTCCACCGCGCCATGCGGGACATGTTCGACAAGGACATCGAGGAAGTCGTGATCCAGGGCCCAAGCGCGTATCGCGAAGCCAAGGACCTCTCCAAGATGATCATGCCGACCCAGGCGCGGAAGGTGAAGCAGTGGAAGTCCACCGCCCCCCTCTTCGTCTCCGAAGGTGTTGAGGAACAGCTCGATTCGATCTTCTCACCGGTCGTGCAGATGAAGTCCGGCGGGTATCTCGTCATCAACCAGACAGAAGCGCTCGTCGCAGTTGACGTGAACTCCGGTAAATCGACCAAAGAGCGCAATATCGAACAAACAGCCCTGCGCACAAACCTGGAAGCGGCTGAAGAAGCCTGCCGCCAGATGCGCCTGCGCGATCTTGCCGGCCTCATCGTTATCGATTTCATCGATATGGAGGAGAACAAGAACAATCGCGCCGTCGAAAAGAAGCTGAAAGACTGCCTCAAATTTGACCGTGCGCGTGTTCAGATGGGCAAGATTTCCCAGTTCGGTCTGATGGAAATTTCGCGCCAGCGTCGCCGCGCCGGCGTCCTTCAGGCAACATCTGATCCATGCGAAGTCTGTAGTGGCACCGGGCGTCGCCGCTCTGTACCATCGGCTGCCCTTCAATTGCTGCGCGCTCTTGAAGCGCGCGCGGCTGGTGGTGGCCTCGCCTCAATCACCGTTCACGCGCCGACAGACGTTGCGCTCTACCTGCTCAACAATAAGCGCGAAGCGGTCACAGACATCGAAGACGTCGCCGGTTTTGCAATCTCGGTTCGCTCCTCGGATGAATTGCTGCCAGGCGACTTCAAGATCGAGGCCGAGAAAGACCCGAACTACAAATCCCGCCGCTCAAAATCCTCCGACCGCAGCAAACATATTGCTGGCGACGAAGATGATGATCGTTTGCCGAATGAGGCAGATGACGCCGATGAGGACGAAGACGAAACGATCGACACCGACACGTCCGGGTCTTCCGACACCGATGACGACGACGCAGATACGCCAAATTCGCACGCAGAAGAAAAATCATCGTCTTCCTCCAAGAAGCGCCGTCGCCGCGGCCGTCGTGGTGGACGTCGCAGACGGCGCGAATCTGCCCCGATTGTGCCAGCCGATGGCGGCGCGCTTCTGGATGGACTGTCGATCAGCGCTCCGGCCCTGCTGGACGACGAGCCTCCTGCCCTGCCCGATCCGGACGCGATGAACCGTTCAACGTCACCGCAGCCGCAACTAGCCAAAACCGTCGCTCTGGAAGCTGAAAAAGCTGACAATGCCGAGACCGGTTCAGACGGATCGTCCGATGGCTCCGATACGCCGAGCGAAGACAAGCCAAAGTCCAGCCGCCGCAGACGGTCGAGATCGCGCTCGCGGACGCCAAAGACCGACAACCGGTCTGAGAATAAAACCGAGGCTGATGCTGAGACGGCAAAATCAGACGACGCGGCAACCAATGACGACCAGGCCAAAGAAGTGCCTGCCGTCGTCGAAGCAGACCCAGTCGCTGAAACGCCAACGGCCGAAGAGGCTCCAGCCAAGAAGCCGCGCAGCAGACGGCGCACGTCCAAGCCAAAGCCAGTTGAGGCCGAAACCGCTAAAACTGAAACTGCTGAAGCCAAAAGCCCTGAAGCAGAAGCAGCTAAGCCTGCCGCTGAACCAGAAGCTGCCCCGGCTGAGCCAGAGGCAGAGCCAAAGACTGCGGCCGTGTTCAACGCAGACAAACCGGTCGCAAGCGAGCCGGTCCTTGTCTCCGATGATGCAGAAAAGCCTGCGGACAAGCCGAAGAAGCGTGGTTGGTGGTCGCGGGGTCGCTAG
- a CDS encoding Glu/Leu/Phe/Val family dehydrogenase, translated as MFDHPSFDGHQGVHMFHDAESGLRAIIAVHSTALGPAAGGCRMWNYETGEQALRDALRLSKGMSFKNAMAGLPLGGGKGVIWGNSKADKSEKLFEAFGRAVESLNGAYYTAEDVGINTSDMEIVATQTKYVAGLDSGDAASGDPSPITALGVYRGIKASAARVFGTDDLSDRSIAVQGVGHVGGYLCDHLAKDGARIIATDIDEAALNEVCKRIGATAVKTDEIYDQHVDIFSPNALGAIINPETLPRLKARIIAGGANNQLSIPEMDAAVREKGILYAPDYVINGGGIINVAAEISGQYSRDWVMGKLDVLISTLGEVLDQALSTDAPTNQVAEQMARARIAAA; from the coding sequence ATGTTCGACCATCCTTCCTTTGACGGTCACCAGGGCGTTCACATGTTCCACGACGCCGAGAGCGGTCTGCGCGCGATTATCGCTGTGCATTCTACAGCGCTTGGCCCGGCGGCGGGCGGATGCCGCATGTGGAACTATGAGACCGGCGAGCAGGCGCTGAGAGATGCGCTGCGCCTGTCCAAGGGCATGAGCTTCAAGAATGCGATGGCGGGCCTGCCACTTGGTGGCGGCAAGGGCGTGATCTGGGGCAACTCGAAAGCCGACAAATCCGAGAAACTGTTTGAAGCGTTTGGCCGCGCCGTTGAGTCGTTGAATGGCGCCTACTACACCGCTGAAGATGTCGGCATAAACACGTCGGACATGGAAATCGTCGCCACGCAGACGAAATATGTGGCAGGCCTCGATAGCGGCGATGCCGCCAGCGGCGACCCGTCACCGATCACGGCGCTTGGGGTCTATCGCGGCATCAAGGCGAGTGCGGCGCGTGTTTTCGGCACGGATGATCTGTCTGACCGGTCGATTGCGGTGCAAGGCGTTGGTCATGTCGGCGGCTATCTCTGTGATCACCTCGCCAAGGATGGCGCGCGCATCATTGCCACCGATATCGATGAGGCGGCTCTCAACGAGGTCTGCAAGCGGATCGGCGCGACGGCGGTAAAGACGGACGAGATCTATGATCAGCACGTCGATATCTTTTCGCCCAATGCGCTTGGTGCGATCATCAATCCTGAAACGCTGCCACGCCTTAAGGCTCGCATCATTGCGGGCGGCGCGAACAATCAGCTGTCGATCCCTGAAATGGATGCGGCCGTGCGCGAGAAGGGCATTCTTTATGCCCCAGATTACGTCATCAATGGCGGCGGTATCATCAATGTGGCAGCCGAGATTTCCGGCCAGTATTCGCGCGACTGGGTGATGGGCAAGCTGGACGTGCTGATTTCCACGCTTGGCGAAGTTCTGGATCAGGCCTTGAGCACAGATGCGCCGACCAATCAGGTCGCCGAACAGATGGCGCGGGCGCGCATCGCTGCGGCCTGA
- a CDS encoding alpha/beta fold hydrolase — MPSFNVPDETFVSFDGAELGLTVWEGQGEPKPKHVILGVHGMNDYANAFHLAAPWFAERGVTTYAYDQRGFGRSAGRGIWPDETLLQQDMRTAIKIARERHPDATITLVGISMGGSVAMTLFGSDDPPLGVDRLVLSGPGLRGWGALNWLYRGALWLSTHTRPGWVVVPPRGVKIEPTDNLDVQRQYSRDPLTLSDNRIDQVYGVVDLMENAHLATKKLSSQTPTMLTYGAKDIVVPKAAVKRTMRILPKHVRTAYYPKGYHMLLRDLQAETVYADMWAFMQDPASPFPSGVDPVPRR; from the coding sequence ATGCCTTCCTTCAATGTTCCTGACGAGACATTCGTCAGTTTCGATGGTGCCGAACTCGGCCTGACCGTCTGGGAAGGGCAGGGGGAGCCCAAACCGAAACATGTCATCCTCGGCGTTCACGGCATGAATGATTATGCCAACGCGTTTCATCTTGCCGCGCCCTGGTTCGCAGAGCGCGGGGTAACGACTTACGCGTATGACCAACGCGGCTTCGGGCGATCTGCTGGACGCGGTATCTGGCCGGACGAGACGCTGCTTCAACAGGATATGCGTACGGCTATAAAGATTGCGCGCGAACGCCACCCCGATGCAACGATAACGCTTGTTGGCATCTCAATGGGGGGATCTGTTGCGATGACGCTGTTTGGATCGGACGACCCGCCGCTGGGCGTTGACCGGCTTGTCCTGTCAGGCCCGGGCCTACGCGGATGGGGGGCGTTGAACTGGCTCTATCGTGGCGCGCTATGGCTTTCGACACATACGCGGCCTGGCTGGGTCGTCGTGCCACCCCGCGGCGTCAAGATTGAGCCGACGGACAATCTTGACGTTCAGCGGCAGTATTCCCGCGATCCGCTGACGCTCAGCGATAACCGGATCGATCAGGTTTATGGCGTCGTTGATTTGATGGAAAACGCGCATCTTGCGACCAAAAAGCTATCGAGCCAGACGCCTACGATGCTCACCTATGGGGCAAAGGATATCGTCGTTCCGAAGGCTGCGGTGAAACGGACGATGCGCATTCTGCCAAAGCATGTGCGCACGGCCTATTACCCAAAAGGGTATCATATGCTGTTGCGAGACCTTCAGGCAGAAACAGTTTACGCCGATATGTGGGCTTTCATGCAAGATCCTGCCTCGCCATTCCCGTCCGGCGTCGATCCTGTCCCGCGCAGGTGA
- a CDS encoding uracil-DNA glycosylase family protein — protein sequence MTTELNSYVDELRVCQLCAGKMQRVPNPIVRASSEARILIASQAPGNLADRSSKPFDDPSGVRLRSWMGVNEDEFYDEARVAIAPMGFCFPGYDANGGDLPPMKVCAPTWRAGLLEKMPQIKLVLAIGGYAQKWHLGTAAARTLTATVQDWRTHLAHGILPTPHPSWRNNGWLKKNPWFEQSVLPELQSRVRDLL from the coding sequence GTGACGACTGAACTTAATTCATATGTGGACGAACTTAGAGTCTGCCAACTTTGCGCGGGCAAGATGCAGCGTGTCCCGAACCCGATCGTCCGGGCGAGCTCTGAAGCGCGGATTCTGATTGCCAGCCAGGCGCCCGGAAATCTGGCGGACCGGTCCAGCAAACCGTTTGATGACCCGTCTGGCGTTCGTCTGAGGAGCTGGATGGGCGTCAATGAAGATGAGTTTTACGACGAGGCGCGCGTGGCCATCGCGCCCATGGGCTTCTGCTTTCCGGGCTATGATGCAAATGGCGGTGATTTGCCGCCAATGAAGGTTTGCGCACCGACATGGCGGGCCGGATTGCTGGAGAAGATGCCGCAGATCAAGCTGGTTCTGGCGATCGGCGGCTATGCCCAGAAGTGGCATCTGGGGACGGCTGCGGCTCGCACGCTCACGGCGACGGTGCAGGACTGGCGAACACATCTGGCGCACGGCATCTTGCCAACACCGCACCCCAGCTGGCGCAATAATGGCTGGCTGAAGAAAAACCCGTGGTTTGAGCAATCAGTGTTGCCGGAGCTTCAGTCGCGCGTGAGAGATTTACTTTGA
- a CDS encoding pirin family protein: protein MSASIEQLIDARGHDLGGGFKVRRILPFHKRRMVGPFIFFDHFGPVDYPPGSGFDVRPHPHIGLATVTYLFDGAIAHRDTVGSDIVIEPGAVNWMVAGRGIVHSERTPPDMRAAGMRLHGIQTWVALPETHEECPPSFTHHPASTLPVFDLGGATARLLAGHAWGHTSPVEFPWGIWYLGVTAADGARFDIPADAAEERAVYVAEGDVMIDGQSVQAGTMAVLTPGKTATLNLAEGSHLMLAGGQKMDSERKIDWNFVASQKSLIDEARRDWTASAAASWKGTRFTLPEGETEHIPLP from the coding sequence ATGTCAGCATCCATCGAACAACTCATCGACGCGCGCGGCCATGATCTCGGCGGCGGTTTCAAGGTCCGTCGCATCCTCCCCTTTCATAAGCGCCGTATGGTGGGGCCCTTTATCTTCTTCGATCATTTCGGCCCGGTCGATTACCCGCCCGGCAGTGGGTTCGATGTTCGTCCACATCCGCATATCGGATTGGCAACCGTCACCTATCTCTTTGATGGCGCCATTGCCCATCGCGATACGGTCGGCTCCGACATCGTGATCGAGCCCGGCGCGGTAAACTGGATGGTTGCCGGGCGCGGTATTGTTCACTCCGAACGCACGCCGCCCGACATGCGCGCAGCAGGCATGCGGCTACACGGCATTCAGACATGGGTGGCTCTGCCTGAGACGCATGAGGAGTGCCCGCCTTCCTTCACGCATCATCCCGCATCGACGCTCCCCGTATTTGATCTTGGCGGGGCGACCGCTCGCCTGCTGGCCGGGCACGCCTGGGGCCACACCTCACCGGTCGAGTTTCCATGGGGCATCTGGTATCTCGGCGTGACCGCAGCAGATGGCGCCAGGTTTGATATTCCCGCAGACGCCGCCGAAGAGCGCGCCGTTTACGTGGCCGAAGGCGACGTCATGATCGACGGTCAATCCGTTCAGGCTGGCACCATGGCAGTCCTCACGCCCGGCAAGACGGCAACGCTGAATCTCGCCGAAGGCAGCCATCTTATGCTGGCTGGCGGCCAGAAAATGGATTCGGAGCGGAAGATCGACTGGAATTTCGTCGCCAGCCAAAAATCGCTGATCGATGAGGCCCGAAGGGACTGGACGGCCTCAGCCGCAGCCTCCTGGAAAGGCACACGTTTCACCCTTCCAGAGGGAGAGACAGAGCATATTCCGCTACCATAA
- a CDS encoding M28 family metallopeptidase produces the protein MKLAVWPAISLIALAACSNANDTAKEPAEQAEEIVVETEETTSQTADADLLLPLPDATSPDITAEDLAVRIKTLADDTFEGRGPGSETGEKAADWIAKEMERVGLEPGGDNGTWFQTVGMVEQSLEESQSSLTFNGGASGEPMEMTLKEDAVLWTKRQEELELEFDDSELVFVGYGVVAPEYDWNDYEGLDVEGKTVVMLVNDPGFARGTDDLFKGKAMTYYGRWTYKFEEAARQGATGAIIVHETAPASYGWDVVANSWSGAQADLVRSDGGASRTVFESWVTEDIARTLFNEAGLDFDELKAAAKEPGFTSVDMGDLTVSGDIVQTVSRMDSRNVIGVLPGKTAPDEYMLYTAHWDHLGKKTGEKTGAPGEDFYQDDIFNGAVDNATGVAALLEVAEAMAQNEHPRSGLFVSVTLEESGLLGSAYYAENPTVPLNEIVAGVNMDGMLPVGRTKDMVVVGYGASELEDILTAKLDAQDRTVKPDQKPEAGYFYRSDHISFAKKGVPMLYADGGVDKIDGGEAAGLAAGEAYTVKRYHKPMDEYSESWDLSGMAEDINVLYQVGLDIIDSDEWPTWYEGNEFEATRQESLGTGGE, from the coding sequence ATGAAGCTCGCAGTCTGGCCCGCCATTTCCCTCATCGCGCTCGCCGCATGTTCCAATGCAAACGATACCGCCAAGGAACCGGCCGAACAGGCTGAAGAGATCGTCGTTGAGACAGAAGAGACCACATCTCAAACTGCCGACGCTGACCTGCTGCTTCCACTTCCTGACGCCACCTCGCCTGACATCACCGCCGAAGACCTTGCCGTGCGCATCAAGACATTGGCCGACGACACATTCGAAGGCCGCGGTCCGGGCAGCGAAACTGGCGAGAAAGCCGCTGACTGGATCGCCAAGGAAATGGAACGGGTCGGACTTGAACCGGGCGGTGACAATGGCACCTGGTTCCAGACCGTCGGCATGGTTGAGCAAAGCCTCGAAGAGAGCCAGTCCAGCCTGACATTCAATGGCGGCGCATCCGGCGAGCCCATGGAAATGACGCTCAAGGAAGACGCCGTCCTCTGGACCAAGCGCCAGGAAGAGCTTGAGCTCGAATTCGATGATTCCGAACTTGTCTTCGTCGGCTATGGCGTTGTCGCACCAGAATATGACTGGAATGACTATGAAGGCCTCGATGTCGAGGGCAAGACAGTCGTCATGCTGGTCAACGATCCTGGCTTCGCGCGCGGCACCGATGACCTCTTCAAGGGCAAGGCGATGACCTATTACGGCCGCTGGACCTACAAGTTTGAAGAAGCTGCCCGTCAGGGCGCAACCGGCGCAATCATCGTCCACGAAACCGCCCCCGCCTCCTATGGCTGGGACGTCGTCGCCAACTCATGGTCCGGCGCGCAGGCTGATCTCGTGCGCAGCGATGGCGGCGCAAGCCGTACCGTTTTCGAAAGCTGGGTCACAGAAGACATCGCTCGCACCCTGTTTAACGAGGCCGGCCTCGACTTCGACGAATTGAAAGCCGCCGCCAAAGAGCCGGGCTTCACATCGGTCGATATGGGTGATCTGACAGTGTCCGGCGATATCGTGCAGACCGTGTCGCGCATGGACTCCCGCAACGTGATCGGCGTCCTGCCAGGAAAAACCGCGCCGGACGAGTATATGCTCTACACTGCGCACTGGGACCATCTCGGCAAGAAAACCGGCGAAAAGACGGGCGCACCGGGCGAGGACTTCTATCAGGATGACATCTTCAACGGCGCCGTCGATAATGCGACAGGCGTCGCGGCCCTTCTCGAGGTTGCAGAAGCCATGGCCCAGAACGAGCATCCGCGCTCAGGCCTCTTTGTCTCCGTCACGCTTGAGGAATCCGGCTTGCTGGGCTCTGCCTACTACGCCGAGAACCCGACTGTGCCACTCAATGAGATCGTCGCGGGTGTGAACATGGACGGCATGCTTCCAGTTGGCCGCACCAAGGACATGGTCGTCGTCGGCTACGGCGCCTCGGAGCTTGAGGATATCCTGACCGCCAAGCTCGACGCACAAGACCGCACGGTCAAACCAGACCAGAAACCGGAAGCTGGCTACTTCTACCGCTCAGACCACATCTCCTTCGCCAAAAAAGGTGTGCCGATGCTCTACGCAGATGGCGGCGTCGACAAGATTGATGGCGGCGAAGCAGCCGGTCTTGCCGCAGGTGAGGCCTATACGGTGAAGCGCTACCACAAGCCAATGGATGAGTATTCAGAGAGCTGGGACCTCTCAGGCATGGCTGAAGATATCAACGTGCTCTACCAGGTCGGCCTCGACATCATCGATTCCGACGAGTGGCCAACCTGGTATGAAGGCAACGAGTTCGAGGCCACCCGCCAGGAGTCGCTCGGCACGGGCGGCGAATAG
- the rlmJ gene encoding 23S rRNA (adenine(2030)-N(6))-methyltransferase RlmJ: protein MLSYQHGYHAGNRADVFKHAVLFSVLQIARQAQHDWLYMETHSAAGIYDLNDPLARKTKEADEGVLRLLKTPESAPALADWLSFVEQCTPSAYPGSPSIARHCLGEKDRMIFFERHPAEFEKLKSSLGNDDRARALKEDGYTGALKLQPRRGERLLVFLDPSYETERDMEQLADWLPRAMKRWPKAVFLVWLPLFKDERELEFGQFISSLDFGFVAGTRWDEQSGKDTALEGSAMIGLRTTPAMARPAYAMAEELDALWG, encoded by the coding sequence TTGCTTTCCTATCAACACGGATATCATGCCGGTAACAGGGCCGACGTGTTCAAGCACGCGGTCCTGTTTTCCGTGCTCCAGATTGCGCGCCAGGCGCAGCATGACTGGCTCTATATGGAGACCCATTCGGCTGCCGGTATTTATGATCTGAATGATCCACTGGCCCGCAAGACCAAGGAGGCTGACGAAGGCGTTCTGCGCCTTTTGAAGACGCCCGAAAGCGCCCCTGCCCTCGCTGACTGGTTGTCCTTCGTCGAGCAATGCACGCCGTCCGCCTATCCCGGCTCCCCTTCCATTGCGCGTCACTGCTTGGGCGAGAAAGACCGGATGATCTTTTTCGAACGCCATCCAGCCGAGTTCGAGAAACTGAAGTCCAGCCTCGGAAATGACGATCGCGCGCGTGCCCTGAAGGAAGACGGATATACCGGTGCCCTGAAGCTACAGCCGCGCCGCGGCGAACGCCTGTTGGTCTTCCTCGATCCAAGCTATGAGACTGAGCGTGATATGGAGCAGCTGGCCGATTGGCTACCGCGCGCCATGAAGCGCTGGCCCAAAGCCGTGTTTCTGGTCTGGCTGCCACTCTTCAAGGACGAGCGTGAGCTTGAGTTCGGCCAGTTCATCTCCAGTCTCGACTTTGGCTTCGTGGCCGGCACGCGCTGGGATGAGCAAAGTGGCAAGGATACTGCGCTGGAAGGCTCGGCCATGATCGGACTACGCACAACGCCCGCCATGGCCCGACCGGCTTATGCCATGGCTGAAGAGCTCGATGCCCTATGGGGCTAA